A segment of the Vagococcus hydrophili genome:
GACAAGTTGTAGGTTATATCGGTGGAGCATTGACACAAGGTACATATAATTTTGTCCAAGTAACGATTGTCTCTCTTATCGTCGGCGTTATTATTATGCTTATCGGTGAAGTTGCTTTACCTAAAAAAGAAAAAACAACTGCAAAATAAAAAAACAGA
Coding sequences within it:
- a CDS encoding YjzD family protein; its protein translation is MSKLIVLFWTFILGQVVGYIGGALTQGTYNFVQVTIVSLIVGVIIMLIGEVALPKKEKTTAK